The nucleotide sequence AAGGAGATCCTGCGAGACGAAAAGGATTTTGAGCCCCTGACAGCGCGCGACAGGATCGCCGATGTCGATAAAACGCGGCAGGGCGTCAAGGCGGAAAAGGAGCGCGTCGTTGCGATCAAGGAACTGCTCAAGGACGATACGCTGACGGATGATGAAAAGAAGGCGCTGAAAGAGGAGAAGGAAAAGCTCCTGTCGCATATCGTCGCGACTTCGTACGACGATCAGATCTCGATGATTTACGATTTGAAGAGGGAGCTGGAAAAGAAGGCCGCCGCGGCGCGCGAGGAGATCGAAAGCGACCGTCTGCGCGCACCTCTGCCGAAGGATGAGGACGAGGACTTTGACTGGTTTAATGCCAGTGCGGATGAGCTGAATGAACGGCTCAAAAAGGATTTTGAAAAAGCAATCGCTGCCATGAAAGGCGAGCGCGTCGCGGATCCTCTGGGGATCAGGGACAGGCTGCAGAGAGAGTTTGACGAGCTGGATGCCAGCGCCTCGAAACTCGATATATGGCTTAAGCATGTGCAGGATTTGGCGGAATGGTTGGAATGGAAGCTGCTGAAGTTCGGCGAGGTCGGACGCCAGGAGGCTTCAGATGAAGCCGTGCAGGAGATGAAGGAAGAGCAGAAAAAGCTCGAAGAAATCAATCAGATGAAGGAAGGGCTCCTGCCGCTGCCGCCCGAAAAGGCGCAGCCGGAAGAAGATGCCGACGCTGCGAAAGAAAAGGAAAAAAGCAAGGGCAAGGGCAATGCCGCCGTCCCGACGGCACCGCCCGCCGCCCGCGCCGCTGTCCGCACGGCCATCGCACGCTATATGGCGAAGCATTGAAGAAAAGAACTGCCGTTGGAAGCAGCGTTTGCACTTCCGACAGCAGTTCTTTTTTTCGGTGATATACGGTTTATATCTCGCTCTTTCCCACGGCGTCGAACGTGTCCGTGATGCTCTTTGCAGGCTCTTTGTCCAAGCGGCTCACGATGTAGATGGCGCATAGGGAGAAGATGAAGCCCGGGATGATCTCGTAGAGGCCGAAGAGAGCGAACTGCTTCCATACGAGGACGGTGACGCCGCCCGTGATGATGCCCGCGAGGATGCCGTTTCTCGTGGCGCGGCGCCAGAAGAGCGAGGCGAGCAATGCGGGGCCGAAGGCGGCGCCGAAGCCTGCCCATGCGTAGGCGACCATGTCGAGGATGAGGCTCTCGGGATTCATGGCAAGCGTCAGAGAGAGGGCGGCAATTGCGAGGACGGAGAGGCGGCTGACCCAGACGAGTTCGCCTTGGCTCGCGTTCTTATGAAGCAGCGAGCGGTAGAAATCCTGCGCGAAGGCTGAAGCTGCGACGAGAAGCTGCGCTGATGCCGTGCTCATGATGGCAGCGAGGACGGCGGAGAGGATGAGTCCAGCGATGAAGGGGTTGAAGATCGAATCCGTCATCACGAGGAAAACCGTCTCCGTTGCCGTGCCGAAGAGCGGCTCGGTAAGGTAGGCGCGTCCGACCATGCCGACGAGGACGGCAGCGGCGAGCGAGATGGCGACCCACGTCATGGCGATGTGCATGGCGCGTCCGAGTTCGGCGGATGAGCGGATTGCCATGAAGCGTACGAGGATGTGCGGCTGACCGAAGTAGCCGAGTCCCCAGCCCATGAGCGAGATGAACTCAATGAAACCGAGCGTCGA is from Selenomonas sputigena ATCC 35185 and encodes:
- the putP gene encoding sodium/proline symporter PutP — its product is MTNNMAIIIAFIVYLGLMMLIGIYYYRRTRSMADYILGNRKLGAWVTSLSAEASDMSGWMLMGLPGFAYIAGLNAGWIALGLALGTYANWKFVAARLRKYTELANNSLTLPDFLQNRYEDKSNLLRIIPAVFILLFFIIYTSSGFVAGGKLFETIFALPYTQALFLGAFVVVFYTLAGGFLAVCWTDFIQGVMMFFAILLVPAAASYLLGGPSVTLAAIYTMEPSFFNPFQKPDGSTLGFIEFISLMGWGLGYFGQPHILVRFMAIRSSAELGRAMHIAMTWVAISLAAAVLVGMVGRAYLTEPLFGTATETVFLVMTDSIFNPFIAGLILSAVLAAIMSTASAQLLVAASAFAQDFYRSLLHKNASQGELVWVSRLSVLAIAALSLTLAMNPESLILDMVAYAWAGFGAAFGPALLASLFWRRATRNGILAGIITGGVTVLVWKQFALFGLYEIIPGFIFSLCAIYIVSRLDKEPAKSITDTFDAVGKSEI